A single window of Vigna radiata var. radiata cultivar VC1973A chromosome 4, Vradiata_ver6, whole genome shotgun sequence DNA harbors:
- the LOC106758083 gene encoding two-component response regulator ARR6: MAAASDVFMPEVGSGKLHVLAVDDSHVDRKVIERLLKISSCKVTVVESGSRALQYLGLDGEKSSIGFDSVKVNLIMTDYSMPGMTGYELLKKIKESSVFREVPVVVMSSENILTRIDSCLEEGAEEFLLKPVKLSDVKRVTDFIMKGEGKKGHKRSRSDDYSPPSSSSSSISTAFSSVSHPCDLSLPASPSALLSKKTRLSI; encoded by the exons ATGGCTGCCGCCAGTGATGTTTTCATGCCGGAAGTGGGTTCCGGGAAACTCCACGTCCTTGCCGTTGATGACAGCCACGTCGACCGCAAGGTTATTGAGAGGTTGCTCAAAATCTCGTCTTGCAAAG TGACGGTAGTGGAAAGTGGAAGCAGGGCTCTGCAGTATCTGGGGTTGGATGGAGAGAAGAGCTCCATTGGTTTTGAT AGTGTCAAGGTTAATTTGATAATGACAGACTACTCCATGCCGGGTATGACTGGATATGAACTGCTCAAGAAGATAAAG GAATCATCTGTGTTTAGAGAGGTTCCAGTTGTGGTTATGTCGTCTGAAAATATCTTGACTCGAATCGATAG TTGCCTGGAGGAAGGAGCAGAAGAGTTTCTGTTGAAACCTGTGAAGTTGTCAGATGTAAAACGCGTGACAGATTTCATCATGAAAGGTGAAGGGAAGAAAGGTCATAAAAGAAGCAGATCAGATGATTACAGCcctccatcatcatcatcatcatctattTCAACTGCGTTTTCATCAGTTTCTCATCCCTGTGATCTATCTTTGCCTGCATCACCTTCTGCATTGCTCTCAAAGAAAACCAGATTGAGCATATAG
- the LOC106759556 gene encoding protein EDS1L, with amino-acid sequence MEMRGELIEKAYGGSLRAHKSPDRPYLVEKISRNDPSEVIISFSGSGAVKDWYSQRNFGETKIDLTLFPSLRSIGSDEPALVNETFLKRFQGIILLPRPSLADEVEKAMRKKKQIVFAGHCSGGPMAILATLWTLEKYEGPNSHGGIPPLCVTFGSPLVGNHIFSHATRREDWSRYFFHYVMRYDIVPRILFAPLSSLDQSFEQISQSFNPRSRSFLSESVGRSSSISDFYFTIMSNAAIVTSHDASKLMCITDTTTLETLENFIPLSPYRPFGTYIFCTGNGNLGKKIVITNPNAVLQVLFFSAQLSTEAEEAQVAYRSLKEHTIYGTELQQIAAQNFVHLDQQQLQKLPLSEDDAGGSTDLGLSPKARLCLRAAAELEERKCEKEKKLREKRSFIEKKLTKEIGEYKEMWAHQRVGFYDGFREHKKAEDFKANVTRLEIAGVWDEIIEKLRNHELPDEFEANREWINLGTRCRKLVEPLDIANYYRHGRHYADDASSYMVKGRPKRYRYPQRWLEHAERRPREAISTTCFWAELEELRYKTFNGDVSDTNVEERVVRLVGQIEEWCKKEELDKDVFLEGSTFVKWWKTLHPRHKNQPYITTLIRE; translated from the exons ATGGAAATGAGGGGAGAGCTTATTGAGAAGGCTTACGGTGGGTCTTTGAGGGCTCACAAGTCACCAGACAGACCTTACCTTGTAGAAAAGATCAGCAGAAACGACCCTTCTGAAGTTATCATCTCGTTTTCTGGATCAGGTGCTGTCAAGGATTGGTACTCTCAGAGAAACTTTGGTGAAACCAAAATAGATCTTACTCTCTTTCCCTCACTCAGAAGCATTGGTAGCGATGAACCTGCTTTAGTCAATGAGACCTTCTTAAAAAGATTCCAAGGCATTATTTTGTTGCCCAGACCATCGCTTGCAGATGAG GTGGAGAAAGCTATGCGTAAAAAGAAGCAAATAGTGTTTGCAGGGCACTGTTCTGGTGGTCCAATGGCTATTCTGGCAACCCTCTGGACCTTAGAAAAGTACGAAGGTCCAAATTCCCATGGGGGTATCCCTCCCCTCTGTGTAACCTTTGGTTCACCTTTAGTTGGGAATCACATATTTTCCCATGCCACAAGGCGAGAAGATTGGTCTAGATACTTCTTTCACTATGTCATGAGATATGACATTGTGCCACGAATCCTCTTTGCTCCCCTCTCTTCCCTAGACCAATCATTTGAACAAATTTCACAGTCTTTCAACCCCAGATCCAGGTCTTTCTTGAGTGAATCAGTGGGAAGATCAAGTTCAATATCAGATTTCTACTTTACCATAATGTCAAATGCTGCCATTGTCACAAGTCATGATGCTTCTAAGCTAATGTGCATCACAGATACCACCACATTGGAAACTCTGGAAAACTTTATTCCATTAAGCCCTTACAGACCCTTTGGCACTTACATTTTCTGCACAGGAAATGGAAATTTAGGGAAGAAAATTGTGATAACAAACCCAAATGCAGTTCTACAAGTCCTGTTTTTCTCTGCTCAATTAAGCACTGAAGCAGAAGAGGCTCAAGTTGCCTACAGAAGCCTAAAAGAACATACAATTTATGGCACCGAACTGCAACAAATTGCAGCACAGAATTTTGTGCACTTAGATCAACAACAGCTCCAGAAGCTTCCTCTGTCTGAAGATGATGCCGGTGGCTCAACTGACCTTGGTCTG AGCCCAAAAGCAAGACTGTGCCTTCGGGCAGCAGCAGAATTGGAGGAAAGAAAGTGTGAGAAGGAGAAAAAGTTGAGGGAGAAGAGAAGTTTTATAGAGAAAAAGTTAACGAAGGAGATTGGGGAATACAAAGAAATGTGGGCGCACCAAAGAGTAGGTTTTTACGATGGATTCAGGGAGCATAAGAAAGCTGAAGACTTCAAAGCAAATGTGACGAGGCTAGAAATAGCAGGTGTGTGGGACGAGATCATTGAAAAGCTAAGAAATCACGAACTCCCAGATGAGTTTGAAGCGAATAGAGAATGGATTAATCTTGGAACAAGGTGTCGGAAACTAGTGGAGCCTCTAGACATCGCTAATTACTACCGACATGGGAGACATTACGCGGATGATGCTTCTTCTTACATGGTTAAGGGAAGGCCAAAACGATATAGGTACCCTCAAAGATGGTTGGAACATGCTGAGAGAAGGCCACGAGAAGCTATCTCAACAACTTGCTTCTGGGCTGAGCTGGAAGAGCTTCGGTACAAAACTTTTAATGGTGATGTTTCAGATACAAATGTTGAGGAAAGGGTTGTGCGTTTGGTGGGTCAGATAGAAGAATGGTGTAAGAAAGAAGAACTGGATAAGGATGTGTTCTTGGAGGGTTCCACCTTCGTCAAGTGGTGGAAAACTCTTCATCCACGACACAAGAACCAACCTTACATTACAACTCTTATCAGAGAGTGA
- the LOC106758818 gene encoding formin-like protein 4: MSASSHAIAEAVVATAGAMLLIAAVFVYFFHKFVISRYRQRNKIGASLLRESGVNLEYINKVGGNVKGLIVEENGVDVLYVVETERRPLITGFQNSILNPSFEHDEDEKRIDIMVQRSKLFKPEIPHPCQSPSLVVHENHQVLKPESQTPSVSTSLTSTQNLPQSPQPAPPTQPPPPPPSSPIILENKKTQPPPPPPPPTRPPPPPPGPPPLPKASGFISSLKHPPAPKGKTNIRSTKEGLAGESSREKVVGQTRLKPLHWDKVVANVDHSTVWDQINDGSFRFDDELMESLFGYSSSYKTQEKNRILSTLAKSNSNAPTQIFILDPRKSQNTAIVLRSLAISRKGILDAVLDGQGLSVETLERLTKIAPTQEEEAKIIQFSGNPDQLADAESFLHYILKAVPTAFNRLKAMLFRSSYDCEVLQLKEQLQALEMGCKELRTSGLFLKLLEAILKAGNRMNAGTSRGNAQGFNLSALRKLSDVKSTDGKTSLLHFIVEQVVQSEGKRQALYRKHKLHTSNVEANNVNRAYSYRLIQQEEDKEHAMLGLQVLRGLSDELSEAKKAASIEYHNFITMCSTLNAHVTEIRQIVTCCGYTRSGGFINEMKGFLEECEGELEVVKEEQTRIMELVKKTNDYYLAGASKDNMVNPFQLFVIVKNFVDMVDQACIELKRKLEKKNVGGEAVSTTPPLSPSKRAPLRFPNFDLYFLSNVSETSSSSQSEDDF, translated from the exons ATGTCAGCTTCCAGTCATGCAATTGCAGAGGCTGTGGTTGCCACAGCTGGGGCCATGCTACTTATTGCTGCTGTTTTTGTTTACTTCTTTCACAAATTTGTGATTTCTAGATACCGCCAGAGAAACAAAATTGGAGCAAGTTTGCTTCGAGAATCTGGAGTGAACCTTGAGTATATAAACAAAGTTGGTGGCAATGTGAAGGGATTAATCGTTGAAGAAAATGGAGTTGATGTTCTTTATGTGGTGGAGACAGAAAGAAGACCATTGATAACTGGATTCCAAAATAGTATACTCAATCCGAGTTTCGAACACGATGAAGATGAAAAGAGAATAGATATAATGGTCCAAAGGTCCAAACTCTTCAAGCCTGAAATTCCACACCCATGTCAATCTCCAAGCTTGGTTGTTCATGAGAATCATCAAGTACTTAAACCAGAATCACAAACACCATCAGTTTCAACATCACTAACATCAACACAAAACCTCCCACAATCACCTCAGCCAGCACCTCCTAcccaaccaccaccaccaccaccgtctTCACCAATTATTCTTGAGAACAAGAAAACTCAaccaccacctcctcctcctcctccaactcgtcctccaccaccacctccagGTCCACCTCCTCTTCCAAAGGCCAGTGGCTTCATTTCGTCACTGAAACACCCACCTGCACCCAAAGGGAAAACAAACATAAGAAGCACCAAAGAGGGTTTGGCAGGGGAGAGTTCAAGAGAGAAGGTTGTTGGCCAAACAAGGCTGAAGCCTCTACACTGGGATAAGGTTGTAGCAAATGTTGATCATTCAACGGTGTGGGATCAGATCAATGATGGCTCTTTCAG GTTTGATGATGAACTGATGGAGTCACTCTTTGGGTATTCAAGTAGctataaaacacaagaaaaaaacaGAATTCTTTCCACTTTGGCCAAGTCCAATTCCAATGCACCAACTCAAATATTCATTCTTGACCCAAGAAAATCTCAAAACACTGCCATTGTGCTAAGATCACTTGCCATTTCTCGCAAGGGAATCTTGGATGCTGTTCTTGATGGTCAAGGTCTGAGTGTTGAGACGCTTGAAAGACTCACTAAAATAGCTCCCACCCAAGAAGAGGAAGCTAAAATCATCCAATTCAGTGGCAACCCGGATCAGCTTGCTGATGCCGAGTCTTTCCTGCACTACATTCTTAAAGCGGTTCCAACAGCATTCAACCGTTTGAAAGCGATGCTTTTCAGGTCGAGTTATGATTGTGAAGTTCTTCAGCTCAAGGAACAACTACAAGCGCTTGAAATGGGTTGCAAGGAACTGAGAACTAGTGGTCTGTTTTTGAAACTCCTTGAGGCCATTCTCAAGGCTGGGAATCGAATGAATGCTGGAACTTCAAGAGGCAATGCACAAGGTTTCAACCTGAGTGCTCTTAGAAAACTTTCTGACGTGAAAAGCACAGATGGGAAGACCAGTTTGCTTCATTTTATAGTAGAACAAGTGGTTCAGTCAGAAGGAAAAAGACAAGCTCTCTATCGCAAGCACAAACTTCACACAAGCAATGTTGAAGCAAACAATGTGAATAGAGCTTATTCATATAGACTGATACAACAAGAGGAAGATAAAGAACACGCAATGCTTGGTTTGCAAGTGTTACGTGGGCTAAGTGATGAATTATCTGAAGCAAAGAAAGCAGCTAGTATTGAGTATCACAATTTTATCACAATGTGTTCCACTCTGAATGCTCATGTTACTGAAATTAGACAGATTGTAACGTGCTGTGGCTACACCAGGAGTGGTGGATTTATCAACGAAATGAAAGGGTTCTTGGAGGAATGTGAGGGAGAACTTGAGGTGGTGAAAGAGGAGCAGACAAGGATCATGGAGCTTGTGAAGAAAACAAACGATTACTATCTAGCAGGAGCATCCAAAGACAACATGGTAAACCCCTTTCAACTGTTTGTTATTGTAAAGAATTTTGTTGACATGGTTGATCAGGCTTGCATAGAATTAAAAAGGAAGTTGGAAAAGAAGAATGTGGGAGGAGAAGCTGTGTCAACAACACCACCTTTGTCACCATCAAAGAGGGCACCACTGAGATTCCCTAACTTTGATTTGTATTTTCTGTCAAATGTGTCAGAAACTTCATCTTCTAGCCAGTCAGAAGATGATTTCTGA